The window GACACGCTTGTAGTCCCAGGCCGGCGCGCGGTCGGCCGACCATTGGCCGCAGGCCAGCAGGCGCACGTTGGCCTTGGCGGCGACGATGGCACGGGCTTCTTCGCTGACCGAAGGGGCGATGATCACTTCGACGAACTGACGCTCGACGATGGCCTTGGCGGTTTCGGCGTCCAGTTCACGGTTGAAGGCGATGATGCCGCCGAAGGCCGATTCGGTGTCGGTGGCGTAGGCCAGTTCGTAGGCCTGGCGGATGCCGCCCTCGGCGTCCGGGCTGACGGCCACGCCGCACGGGTTGGCGTGCTTGACGATCACGCAGGCGGGCTTGACGAAGCTCTTGACGCATTCCAGCGCCGCATCGGTGTCGGCCACGTTGTTGAACGACAGTTCCTTGCCTTGCAACTGGGTGGCGGTGGCGATACCGACTTCGGCCGGCTTGGCTTCCACGTAGAACGCCGCGCTCTGGTGCGGGTTCTCGCCGTAGCGCATTTCCTGGGCCTTGATGAACTGGGTGTTGAAGGTGCGTGGGAATTCGCTTCGGCCTTCGGTCGACAGGGTTTCAGCGGCCTGGTTCACGGTGCCCATGTAGTTGGCGATCATGCCGTCGTAGGCGGCGGTGTGTTCAAAGGCCTTGAGCATCAGGTCGAAACGCTGGGCGTAGGTCAGGCCACCGGCCTTGAGGTTTTCCAGCACGCTGGCGTAGTCACTGGCGTTGACCACGATGGCCACGTCTTTGTGGTTCTTGGCCGCCGAGCGGACCATGGTCGGGCCGCCGATGTCGATGTTTTCAATGGCGGTCGGCAGGTCGCAACCTGGCTTGTTGATGGTGGCTTCGAACGGGTAGAGGTTGACGGCCACCAGGTCGATCGGCTTGATGCCGTGCTCGTTCATGATGGCGTCGTCGATGCCGCGACGACCCAGGATCCCGCCGTGGATCTTCGGGTGCAGGGTCTTGACCCGACCGTCCATCATTTCCGCAAAACCGGTGTAGTCCGCGACTTCCACTGCGGCGACGCCATTGTCCTGCAGCAGCTTGAAGGTCCCACCGGTGGAGAGGATCTCGACGCCCAGCTGTTGCAGTTCGCGGGCGAATTCGAGGATCCCGGTCTTGTCGGAAACGCTGATCAAGGCGCGGCGGATCGGCAGGCGGGTGGTCTGGTCGGTCATTTCAATTTCCATCAAAAGCAAGGGAAGTCAGCAAAAAAGGCGACCGTTTTTTACGCGGGCGCCTTTCTGGTTTGATTGAATGCTTACAGCAGATCGTACTGCTTGAGTTTCTTGCGCAGGGTGCCGCGGTTCAGGCCCAGCAGCTCACTGGCCTTGGTCTGGTTGCCCTTGACGTAGTTCATCACGCTCTCGAGCAGAGGTGCCTCGACTTCCGAAAGCACCAGGTTGTACACATCCGTGACGGCAGCGCCCTCAAGGTGGGCGAAATAATTGTGCAGCGCCTTCTCGACACTCCCGCGAAGGGTCTGACCTTCTTCGCTGGGCGTATTGAGGTGCTGTTTCAAATTTACGTTGTCGCTCACGGGTGTTATTCCACTCACTAAAGTCTCGGTCATCATCGTCATGCGGCCACCCCTTCGTCCCCTGTCAGGCTCTTGTAACGCTCAGCGAAGAACGCCTGAACGTCGGCGCATTGTGCTTGCGTACCATCCAAACGATTGAAACGGGCGCGAAACTCCCTGGCGCCCGGCAGGGTTGCGAGATACCAGCCCACATGCTTGCGAGCGATGCGTACACCCATGACTTCTCCGTAGAAGGCATGCAGCGCGGCCAGATGCTCTAGCAGAATACGTTCCACCTCGGACAGTTGCGGCGCAGCGAGCTTTTCGCCGGTGCGCAGGAAGTGTTCGATTTCACGAAAAATCCATGGCCGCCCCTGGGCAGCCCGGCCGATCAACAACCCGTCGGCACCCGTCGCGTCCAGCACGTACCGGGCCTTTTCGGGCGAGTCGACATCGCCGTTGGCAAAGACCGGCATCGACACCGCCTGCTTAATCGCGGCAATGGTGTCGTACTCGGCCTCGCCGGTGTACAGGTCGGCACGGGTGCGGCCATGCACCGCCAACGCCGTAATGCCTGCCTGTTCGGCGATCTTGGCCACCGTCAGGCCGTTCTTGTTCTCCCGGTCCCACCCGGTGCGGATCTTCAGGGTCACCGGCACATCGACTGCGGCGACGACCGCCTGCAGGATCTCGGTGACCAGCGCTTCATCCTTCAACAGTGCCGAGCCTGCAGCCTTGTTGCAGACCTTCTTCGCCGGACAGCCCATGTTGATGTCGATGATCTGTGCGCCCAGCTCGACATTGGCCCGGGCCGCCTGCGCCAGCATCTGGGCATCGCCACCGGCGATCTGCACCGAGCGGGGCTCGGGATCGCCTTCGTGGATCATGCGCAGACGCGATTTGCGGGTGTTCCACAAACTCATGTCGCTGCTGACCATTTCCGAAACTACAAGCCCGGCGCCCAGTCGCTTGCACAGCTGACGAAAGGGCTGGTCGGTGACGCCCGCCATAGGGGCGAGAACCAGGCCGTTCTGTAATGTATATGGGCCGATGCGTACCGCCGACATAGGACTTCCCTGAAGTGGGGCCGGATCATGAGACTTCGAAAAAGGGTTGGCATGATACCCGCTCTCGATGACTGGATAAAGGTCGAATTGGATAAAATCTGAACAGCTATTTTGTTATCGCCAGCGGTTTGGTTCGGGTGCGCTGAGTCAGAAAGCTGCCGCCAATCGCCCGGCCCTGGTGTGCATCACTCTGGTGAATGAAAGCTCAGGCTGTAGTTCACCGCTTTAGGTCCCGGGTCGAGGATATCCAGGGCAATATGAATGGGCGTCTGCGGCGGCATTTCCCCCAGGCCTTCGACATCGCCGCCCAGATATTCACCGGGCTTGAAACGGCGACTGGCGATCAGATGCCCGTTGAGGTCGGCGAAACGCAGCTCCAGCAGCGGGAAAGGCTGGGAGAACGGCGCACGGTTGTAGATGATTGCGTCCACCACCAGGGCGCCGCTGAACTCCGGATGGCTGCGCACCACCAGGTTGCTGCTTTTGATTTTGCCGATGTCGACCTTGGACGGCACGTCGCAGCCGATGGTCGGGCAAATCTGCAGGAACCACGGGCGATACTGATCCTGACGGGCCAGTTCTTCGAAGTGGTAGGCGATGTACTGGCCGGCCAGGGCCGCGGCGGCGAACAGGATCAACAGGCCCCACAGCAAACGCCGGCCCCAGGGCGAGCGACGCTTGCGCCAGTCCAGTTGCAGCGGATCGTCATCCAGGTCCTGAAGGGCCTCGGCGCGTAATCCGGGTTCATGGCGCTCGCGTGCCTTGCGCGTCGGCACCGCTTGCAACGGTGCTTCGTCGTGATCATCGTGATCATCGCTGGCAGACAGACTTTCCAGGTGTTCGTGGGGCTCGTCGTCCGGCTCCAGGCGTAGCGGGGTGACCGGCTCGTCGTCCGGTTCCAGCGGTTCCAGGGTCAGGGGCAAGGACGGTTCGGTGCGCGGTGGGCGGGCCGGTTCATGGGGCTCGAACGGTTCGACCGGGGTTTGTAGGGCCGTTTCGTCGCGCTCGCTGGCGGATTCGCTGTACAGGCTGTCGGACCAAGGCTCCTGATCGTTCGAGAGCGGGTCGCGTTGCGCGCTCAGGTTGTCTTCACGACGTCGGCCGAAGGTATCCGGCGCACGCTTGTCACGCCGCTCCAGTCGAGCCAGTTCCTTGTCCAGATCATCGAGGTCCAGCTCGGCGGCGGTCCATTGCTTCTGGCTGATCGCA is drawn from Pseudomonas rhizophila and contains these coding sequences:
- the purH gene encoding bifunctional phosphoribosylaminoimidazolecarboxamide formyltransferase/IMP cyclohydrolase, which gives rise to MTDQTTRLPIRRALISVSDKTGILEFARELQQLGVEILSTGGTFKLLQDNGVAAVEVADYTGFAEMMDGRVKTLHPKIHGGILGRRGIDDAIMNEHGIKPIDLVAVNLYPFEATINKPGCDLPTAIENIDIGGPTMVRSAAKNHKDVAIVVNASDYASVLENLKAGGLTYAQRFDLMLKAFEHTAAYDGMIANYMGTVNQAAETLSTEGRSEFPRTFNTQFIKAQEMRYGENPHQSAAFYVEAKPAEVGIATATQLQGKELSFNNVADTDAALECVKSFVKPACVIVKHANPCGVAVSPDAEGGIRQAYELAYATDTESAFGGIIAFNRELDAETAKAIVERQFVEVIIAPSVSEEARAIVAAKANVRLLACGQWSADRAPAWDYKRVNGGLLVQSRDIGMIGSEDLKVVTKRAPSEQEINDLIFAWKVAKYVKSNAIVYAKNRQTIGVGAGQMSRVNSARIAAIKAEHAGLQVQGAVMASDAFFPFRDGIDNAAKVGITAVIQPGGSMRDAEVIAAADEAGIAMVFTGMRHFRH
- the fis gene encoding DNA-binding transcriptional regulator Fis, translating into MTMMTETLVSGITPVSDNVNLKQHLNTPSEEGQTLRGSVEKALHNYFAHLEGAAVTDVYNLVLSEVEAPLLESVMNYVKGNQTKASELLGLNRGTLRKKLKQYDLL
- the dusB gene encoding tRNA dihydrouridine synthase DusB, yielding MSAVRIGPYTLQNGLVLAPMAGVTDQPFRQLCKRLGAGLVVSEMVSSDMSLWNTRKSRLRMIHEGDPEPRSVQIAGGDAQMLAQAARANVELGAQIIDINMGCPAKKVCNKAAGSALLKDEALVTEILQAVVAAVDVPVTLKIRTGWDRENKNGLTVAKIAEQAGITALAVHGRTRADLYTGEAEYDTIAAIKQAVSMPVFANGDVDSPEKARYVLDATGADGLLIGRAAQGRPWIFREIEHFLRTGEKLAAPQLSEVERILLEHLAALHAFYGEVMGVRIARKHVGWYLATLPGAREFRARFNRLDGTQAQCADVQAFFAERYKSLTGDEGVAA
- a CDS encoding DUF3426 domain-containing protein codes for the protein MTDSFVTQCPHCHTSFRVSHTQLSVARGVVRCGSCLQVFNAARQLLEQHTAKETVTPLAPPIKTPAAESPPRAISQKQWTAAELDLDDLDKELARLERRDKRAPDTFGRRREDNLSAQRDPLSNDQEPWSDSLYSESASERDETALQTPVEPFEPHEPARPPRTEPSLPLTLEPLEPDDEPVTPLRLEPDDEPHEHLESLSASDDHDDHDEAPLQAVPTRKARERHEPGLRAEALQDLDDDPLQLDWRKRRSPWGRRLLWGLLILFAAAALAGQYIAYHFEELARQDQYRPWFLQICPTIGCDVPSKVDIGKIKSSNLVVRSHPEFSGALVVDAIIYNRAPFSQPFPLLELRFADLNGHLIASRRFKPGEYLGGDVEGLGEMPPQTPIHIALDILDPGPKAVNYSLSFHSPE